In Micromonospora sp. LH3U1, one genomic interval encodes:
- the rapZ gene encoding RNase adapter RapZ: MSEARTAGDRIDDPAAVDGQLAAESETTLVVVTGVSGGGRSTVARALENVGYYVVDNLPQALMLDMAELAFKAGGAARRTAMVLDVRSRAFSTDLAGAIRELKERGFSPRVVFVDADDEVLIRRFESVRRSHPLQGDGRLADGIAVERGLLEEARDQADVIIDTSHLNVNQLRRRIEELFGGEDARRLRVTVLSFGFKYGLPPDADFVLDARFLPNPYWVPELREHTGREEAVSAYVLGQEGADAFVASYADLVNATTAGFEREGKRYLTVAVGCTGGKHRSVAIAEELSGRLRHSGLAANAQHRDLGRE; this comes from the coding sequence GTGAGCGAGGCGCGCACAGCCGGTGACCGGATCGACGACCCGGCTGCCGTTGACGGGCAACTGGCGGCCGAGTCGGAGACCACACTCGTGGTGGTCACCGGTGTCTCCGGGGGTGGCCGCAGCACGGTTGCCCGGGCGTTGGAGAACGTCGGCTACTACGTGGTGGACAACCTGCCGCAGGCACTGATGCTGGACATGGCCGAGCTGGCGTTCAAGGCGGGCGGCGCGGCTCGGCGTACCGCGATGGTGCTGGACGTGCGGTCGCGGGCCTTCTCCACGGACCTGGCCGGGGCGATCCGGGAGCTCAAGGAGCGCGGGTTCTCGCCCCGGGTGGTCTTCGTCGACGCCGACGACGAGGTGTTGATCCGGCGGTTCGAGAGCGTTCGCCGTTCGCACCCGTTGCAGGGTGACGGGCGGCTGGCCGACGGCATCGCCGTGGAGCGCGGGTTGCTGGAGGAGGCGCGCGACCAGGCCGACGTGATCATCGACACCAGCCACCTGAACGTCAACCAGCTCCGTCGGCGCATCGAGGAGTTGTTCGGCGGCGAGGACGCCCGCCGGCTGCGGGTCACCGTGCTGTCGTTCGGCTTCAAGTACGGCCTGCCGCCGGACGCCGACTTCGTGTTGGACGCCCGCTTCCTGCCCAATCCGTACTGGGTGCCGGAACTGCGTGAGCACACCGGGCGGGAGGAGGCGGTCAGCGCGTACGTGCTGGGCCAGGAGGGCGCGGACGCCTTCGTCGCCTCGTACGCCGACCTGGTCAACGCCACCACGGCCGGCTTCGAGCGGGAGGGCAAGCGGTACCTCACGGTTGCCGTGGGCTGCACCGGCGGCAAGCACCGCAGCGTGGCCATCGCCGAGGAGTTGTCCGGCCGGCTGCGCCACTCCGGGTTGGCGGCGAACGCCCAGCACCGCGACCTGGGGCGGGAATGA
- the recQ gene encoding DNA helicase RecQ, which produces MASPTDLRTEDALPVLRRVFGYDAFRGFQQDVIDHVVAGGDALVLMPTGGGKSLCYQIPALVRDGVAVVVSPLIALMQDQVDALTAVGVRAGFLNSTQTLDARRRVEAAFVAGELDLLYLAPEALGVRSTLGLLDRGRISLFAIDEAHCVSQWGHDFRPDYLALSMLHERWPQVPRIALTATATSATRTEIATRLKLDDARHFVASFDRPNIQYRIVPKREPRKQLLALLRDEHPGDAGIVYCLSRASVDKTAEFLTANGVAALPYHAGLDSATRAANQQRFLREDGLVMVATIAFGMGIDKPDVRFVAHLDLPKSVEGYYQETGRAGRDGLPSTAWLAYGLQDVVQQRKMIETSDGDLAHRRNLAAHLDAMLALCETVRCRRVQLLEYFGDTTTSACGNCDTCLTPPESWDGTVAAQKLLSAVFRLDRERNQRFGAGHCIDILLGKQTDKISQYGHDSLTVFGIGSELSEAEWRGVVRQLLAEGLLAVEGDYGTLALTEASTDVLGRRRTVTMRREPEKPASSRSSKPRGSSTVVTELTPAATSLFERLRAWRAATAKEQGVPAYVIFHDATLRQIASDAPGTLADLSRVSGVGENKLAKYGEQILTVLTTD; this is translated from the coding sequence ATGGCTTCTCCCACCGACCTGCGTACCGAGGACGCGCTGCCGGTGCTGCGCCGGGTGTTCGGCTACGACGCCTTCCGCGGTTTCCAGCAGGACGTGATCGACCATGTGGTCGCCGGCGGCGACGCGCTGGTGTTGATGCCCACCGGTGGCGGCAAGTCCCTGTGCTACCAGATCCCGGCCCTGGTGCGCGACGGGGTCGCGGTCGTCGTGTCCCCCCTGATCGCGCTTATGCAGGACCAGGTGGACGCGCTCACCGCGGTCGGCGTACGCGCCGGGTTCCTCAACTCGACCCAGACCCTCGACGCCCGGCGTCGGGTCGAGGCGGCCTTCGTCGCCGGCGAGCTGGACCTGCTCTACCTGGCTCCGGAGGCGCTCGGCGTCCGCTCCACACTCGGCCTGCTGGACCGGGGGCGCATCTCCCTGTTCGCGATCGACGAGGCGCACTGCGTGTCCCAGTGGGGGCACGACTTCCGCCCCGACTACCTGGCGCTGTCGATGCTGCACGAGCGCTGGCCGCAGGTCCCCCGGATCGCGCTGACCGCCACCGCCACCAGCGCCACCCGCACCGAGATCGCCACCCGCCTCAAGCTCGACGACGCCCGGCACTTCGTGGCCAGCTTCGACCGGCCCAACATCCAGTACCGGATCGTGCCCAAGCGGGAGCCCCGCAAGCAGCTGCTGGCCCTGCTGCGCGACGAGCACCCCGGCGACGCCGGGATCGTCTACTGCCTGTCCCGGGCCTCGGTCGACAAGACGGCGGAGTTCCTCACCGCAAACGGGGTCGCGGCCCTGCCCTACCACGCCGGGCTGGACTCGGCGACGCGCGCCGCCAACCAGCAGCGCTTCCTGCGCGAGGACGGCCTGGTCATGGTGGCCACCATCGCCTTCGGCATGGGCATCGACAAGCCCGACGTCCGGTTCGTCGCCCACCTCGACCTACCCAAGTCCGTCGAGGGCTACTACCAGGAGACCGGCCGCGCCGGGCGGGACGGCCTGCCGTCGACCGCCTGGCTGGCGTACGGGCTGCAGGACGTGGTCCAGCAACGCAAGATGATCGAGACGTCCGACGGCGACCTCGCCCACCGCCGCAACCTCGCCGCACACCTGGACGCCATGCTCGCCCTTTGCGAGACGGTGCGCTGCCGCCGGGTCCAACTGCTCGAATACTTCGGCGACACGACGACGTCCGCCTGCGGCAACTGCGACACCTGCCTCACCCCGCCGGAGTCCTGGGACGGCACGGTCGCCGCCCAGAAGTTGCTCTCCGCCGTCTTTCGTCTCGACCGCGAACGCAACCAGCGCTTCGGCGCAGGGCACTGCATCGACATCCTGCTCGGCAAGCAGACCGACAAGATCAGCCAGTACGGTCACGACTCGCTGACCGTCTTCGGCATCGGCTCCGAGCTCAGTGAGGCAGAGTGGCGGGGTGTGGTCCGGCAACTGCTCGCCGAAGGGCTGCTCGCCGTGGAGGGCGACTACGGCACGCTCGCGCTGACCGAGGCGAGCACCGACGTCCTCGGCCGCCGCCGCACAGTGACGATGCGCCGCGAACCGGAGAAGCCGGCCTCGAGCCGCTCATCGAAGCCGCGCGGCTCGTCCACCGTCGTGACCGAGCTGACCCCGGCCGCCACGTCGCTCTTCGAGCGGCTGCGCGCCTGGCGGGCGGCCACCGCCAAAGAACAGGGCGTCCCGGCGTACGTGATCTTCCACGACGCCACGCTGCGACAGATCGCCAGTGACGCGCCGGGCACGCTGGCCGACCTGTCCCGCGTCAGCGGGGTCGGAGAGAACAAACTCGCCAAGTACGGCGAGCAGATCCTGACCGTCCTCACCACCGACTGA
- a CDS encoding C39 family peptidase produces MRTDLIRKTALTAAGLAFTGGAIVGPVSAAFAAPTTAKPAGQTQTDRKNGERELGVRYEAQPNFYYCGPAATRNALSVQGKNINVDDMAKEMGTTEAGTNSINDITPVLNKETGKADAYHSVEISTPAADAKQTDKLRTDVMTTVDDGRAVVANIAGTSTDTDGTTHSYEGGHYISVVGYRDNGQTVKIADSADPNTASYWISVEHLADWIATRGYSTS; encoded by the coding sequence ATGCGTACCGATCTGATTCGTAAGACCGCTCTGACCGCTGCTGGGCTCGCCTTCACCGGCGGCGCGATCGTCGGCCCCGTGAGCGCCGCGTTCGCCGCCCCCACCACCGCCAAGCCGGCCGGTCAGACGCAGACCGACCGCAAGAACGGTGAGCGGGAGTTGGGTGTGCGCTACGAGGCGCAGCCGAACTTCTACTACTGCGGTCCCGCCGCGACCCGTAACGCCCTGAGTGTGCAGGGCAAGAACATCAACGTCGACGACATGGCCAAGGAGATGGGCACCACCGAGGCCGGCACCAACTCCATCAACGACATCACCCCGGTGCTGAACAAGGAGACCGGTAAGGCCGACGCCTACCACTCCGTGGAGATCAGCACCCCCGCCGCTGACGCCAAGCAGACCGACAAGCTGCGCACCGACGTCATGACCACCGTCGACGACGGCCGGGCCGTGGTCGCGAACATCGCCGGCACCAGCACCGACACCGACGGCACCACCCACTCCTACGAAGGTGGGCACTACATCAGCGTCGTCGGCTACCGCGACAACGGCCAGACCGTGAAGATCGCCGACTCCGCCGACCCGAACACCGCCTCCTACTGGATCAGCGTCGAGCACCTCGCCGACTGGATCGCCACCCGCGGCTACTCCACCAGCTGA
- the uvrC gene encoding excinuclease ABC subunit UvrC has product MADPSTYRPAPGTIPESPGVYRFRDGTGRVIYVGKAKNLRSRLNSYFGDVWNLHDRTRQMVTTAESVDWITVGTEVEALQQEFTWIKQYDPRFNVRYRDDKSYPYLAVTLDEDYPRLQVMRGAKRKGVRYFGPYSHAWAIRETLDLLLRVFPARTCSAGVFKRAGQVGRPCLLGYIGKCSAPCVGTVSADEHRAIVDGFCDFMAGRTDTMVRKIEREMTEASEQLEFERAAKLRDDVAALRRAMEKQTVVLGDGTDADVVAFADDPLEAAVQVFHVRDGRVRGQRGWVVEKTEDLTTGDLVHHFCTQVYGGEHGEADVPRELLVPELPADADALAEWLSNHRGSRVSLRVPQRGDKRALMETVERNAKDALARHKLKRSGDLTTRGKALDEISEALGMRTSPLRIECFDISQIQGTDVVASMVVFEDGLPRKSEYRRFIVRGATDDLSAMSEVLRRRFARYLDARAETGEVGVESADDPAAPEDAAEPQVGVLIDPTTGRPRKFAYPPQLVVVDGGAPQVAAAAQALADLGIDDVALCGLAKRLEEVWLPDDEFPVILPRTSEGLYLLQRVRDEAHRFAITFHRQRRSKRMTESALDHVPGLGEVRRKALLRHFGSLKRLSAATVEEITEVPGVGRRTAEAILAALDKDTKTDESAEATPST; this is encoded by the coding sequence GTGGCTGACCCCTCGACCTACCGTCCCGCACCCGGCACCATCCCGGAGTCACCGGGGGTCTACCGCTTCCGTGACGGCACCGGCCGCGTGATCTACGTCGGCAAGGCGAAGAACCTGCGCAGCCGACTCAACTCCTACTTCGGCGACGTCTGGAACCTGCACGACCGCACGCGGCAGATGGTCACCACCGCCGAGTCGGTGGACTGGATCACCGTCGGCACCGAGGTCGAGGCGCTCCAGCAGGAGTTCACCTGGATCAAGCAGTACGACCCGCGGTTCAACGTCCGCTACCGCGACGACAAGTCGTACCCCTACCTGGCCGTCACCCTCGACGAGGACTACCCACGGCTACAGGTGATGCGCGGCGCCAAACGCAAGGGAGTGCGCTACTTCGGTCCGTATTCACATGCCTGGGCGATCCGGGAGACCCTCGACCTGTTGCTGCGGGTCTTCCCCGCCCGGACGTGCTCCGCCGGGGTGTTCAAACGGGCCGGCCAGGTCGGCCGTCCCTGCCTGCTCGGCTACATCGGCAAGTGCTCGGCGCCGTGCGTCGGCACCGTCTCCGCCGACGAACACCGCGCCATCGTCGACGGGTTCTGCGACTTCATGGCCGGGCGCACCGACACCATGGTCCGCAAGATCGAGCGCGAGATGACCGAGGCGAGCGAGCAGCTTGAGTTCGAGCGGGCCGCCAAACTGCGCGACGACGTGGCCGCGCTGCGCCGCGCCATGGAGAAGCAGACCGTGGTGTTGGGCGACGGCACCGACGCCGACGTGGTCGCGTTCGCCGACGACCCGCTCGAGGCGGCCGTCCAGGTCTTCCACGTCCGCGACGGCCGGGTCCGCGGCCAGCGCGGCTGGGTCGTCGAAAAGACCGAAGACCTGACCACCGGCGACCTCGTCCACCACTTCTGCACCCAGGTGTACGGGGGCGAGCACGGCGAAGCCGACGTGCCCCGGGAGTTGCTGGTGCCCGAGTTGCCCGCGGATGCCGACGCGCTGGCCGAATGGCTCTCCAACCACCGGGGCAGCCGGGTGTCGCTGCGGGTGCCGCAGCGCGGCGACAAACGCGCACTGATGGAGACGGTCGAGCGCAACGCCAAGGACGCGCTGGCGCGGCACAAGCTGAAGCGGTCCGGTGACCTGACCACCCGGGGCAAGGCCCTGGACGAGATCAGCGAGGCACTGGGCATGCGCACCTCGCCGCTGCGCATCGAGTGTTTCGACATCTCCCAGATCCAGGGCACCGACGTGGTCGCCAGCATGGTGGTCTTCGAGGACGGGTTGCCCCGCAAGAGCGAGTACCGGCGGTTCATCGTCCGAGGCGCCACCGACGACCTCTCCGCGATGTCCGAGGTGCTCCGCCGCCGCTTCGCCCGCTACCTGGACGCCAGGGCCGAGACGGGCGAGGTGGGGGTGGAGTCAGCCGACGACCCGGCCGCCCCGGAAGACGCGGCCGAGCCGCAGGTCGGTGTCCTGATCGATCCGACCACCGGCCGACCGCGGAAGTTCGCGTACCCGCCGCAGCTGGTGGTCGTCGACGGCGGTGCCCCACAGGTCGCCGCAGCCGCGCAGGCCCTCGCCGACCTGGGCATCGACGACGTGGCCCTGTGCGGGCTGGCCAAGCGGCTGGAGGAGGTCTGGCTCCCCGACGACGAGTTCCCGGTCATCCTGCCGCGCACCTCGGAGGGCCTCTACCTGCTGCAACGGGTCCGTGACGAAGCCCACCGGTTCGCCATCACCTTCCACCGGCAGCGCCGCTCCAAGCGTATGACCGAGTCGGCGCTGGACCACGTACCCGGCCTGGGGGAGGTGCGGCGCAAGGCGCTGCTGCGTCACTTCGGCTCACTCAAGCGGCTCTCCGCCGCAACAGTCGAGGAGATCACCGAAGTGCCCGGGGTCGGCCGGCGTACCGCGGAGGCGATCCTGGCCGCCCTCGACAAGGACACGAAGACCGACGAAAGCGCGGAGGCGACCCCCAGCACCTGA
- a CDS encoding Rieske (2Fe-2S) protein — MSDDQALTDPGTRTRRTLLTGVGAVGAAVVLAACGSDDGSGSDAPTSGGPAVPSTGDAGGGDRQGAQSLATTSDIPVGGGKVLTTQGVVITQPTPGQFKGFSPICTHQNCPVTNVDGGTINCTCHGSKFSIEDGSVKAGPATKPLPPKNIKVTGDQISLA, encoded by the coding sequence ATGAGTGACGATCAGGCGCTGACCGATCCGGGTACGCGGACCCGTCGCACCCTGCTCACCGGGGTCGGGGCGGTCGGCGCGGCCGTCGTCCTGGCTGCCTGCGGCAGTGACGACGGCAGCGGCAGCGATGCCCCCACCAGCGGCGGCCCGGCGGTGCCCAGCACCGGTGACGCCGGCGGCGGCGACCGGCAGGGCGCCCAGTCGCTGGCCACCACCTCCGACATCCCGGTCGGCGGCGGCAAGGTCCTCACCACCCAGGGCGTCGTCATCACCCAGCCCACCCCCGGCCAGTTCAAGGGCTTCAGCCCGATCTGCACCCACCAGAACTGCCCGGTGACGAACGTCGACGGCGGCACCATCAACTGCACCTGCCACGGCAGCAAGTTCTCGATCGAGGACGGCTCGGTGAAGGCCGGCCCGGCCACCAAGCCGCTGCCGCCCAAGAACATCAAGGTCACCGGAGACCAGATCTCCCTGGCCTGA
- the uvrA gene encoding excinuclease ABC subunit UvrA, translated as MADRLIIRGAREHNLRDVSLDLPRDALIVFTGLSGSGKSSLAFDTIFAEGQRRYVESLSSYARQFLGQMDKPDVDFIEGLSPAVSIDQKSTSRNPRSTVGTITEVYDYLRLLYARIGEPHCPVCGERISRQSPQQIVDRVLAMAEGTKFMVLAPVIRGRKGEYVDLFAELQAKGYARARVDGVVHPLTEPPKLKKQEKHTIEVVIDRLTVKPSAKQRLTDSVEAALGLSTGLVLLDFVDLPEDDPDRERRYSEHLACPNDHPLAIEDLEPRVFSFNAPYGACPECTGLGTKKEVDPELLVPDPERSLREGAIQPWSTGHNLEYFLRLLEALGQAQHFDVDTPWRALPARAQKTILHGSDDQVHVRYRNKYGRERSYYTGFEGVVQWIERRHSDTESEWSRDKYEGYMRDVPCAACGGARLKPEVLAVTLAGKSIAEVCNLSVGECADLLASIELTDRQKMIAERVLKEINARLRFLLDVGLDYLSLDRPAGTLSGGEAQRIRLATQIGSGLVGVLYVLDEPSIGLHQRDNHRLIETLIRLRGLGNTLIVVEHDEDTIRTADWIVDIGPGAGEHGGKIVHSGSVPALLKNKESITGAYLSGRRSIPTPTERRPQDPARELVVHGAREHNLRNLSVSFPLGQLIAVTGVSGSGKSTLVNDILYAVLANQINGARLVPGRHTRVSGLEHVDKVVGVDQSPIGRTPRSNPATYTGVWDHVRKLFAETTEAKVRGYGPGRFSFNVKGGRCEACSGDGTIKIEMNFLPDVYVPCEVCKGARYNRETLEVHYKGKTVSDVLEMPIEEAAEFFSAIPAIHRHLKTLVDVGLGYVRLGQPAPTLSGGEAQRVKLASELQKRSTGRTVYVLDEPTTGLHFEDIRKLLMVLEGLVDKGNTVITIEHNLDVIKTADWLIDMGPEGGHRGGMVLATGTPEEVAEVAESHTGEFLRQVLKLDGKAKGAAAATTRAAKANGVTKARASRKVPAGAR; from the coding sequence GTGGCCGACCGACTGATCATCCGTGGCGCGCGCGAGCACAACCTGCGTGACGTCAGTCTCGACCTGCCCCGGGATGCGCTCATCGTGTTCACCGGGCTGTCCGGGTCGGGCAAGTCGAGCCTGGCCTTCGACACGATCTTCGCCGAGGGGCAGCGCCGCTACGTCGAGTCGCTCTCGTCGTATGCCCGGCAGTTCCTCGGTCAGATGGACAAGCCAGACGTCGACTTCATCGAGGGCCTGAGCCCCGCCGTCTCCATCGACCAGAAGTCCACCTCGCGCAACCCGCGCTCGACCGTCGGCACCATCACCGAGGTCTACGACTACCTGCGCCTGCTCTACGCCCGCATCGGCGAGCCGCACTGCCCGGTCTGCGGCGAGCGGATCTCCCGGCAGAGCCCCCAGCAGATCGTCGACCGGGTGCTCGCCATGGCCGAGGGCACCAAGTTCATGGTGCTCGCCCCGGTCATCCGTGGCCGCAAGGGCGAGTACGTCGACCTCTTCGCCGAGCTGCAGGCCAAGGGCTACGCCCGGGCCCGGGTCGACGGCGTGGTGCACCCGCTGACCGAGCCGCCGAAGCTCAAGAAGCAGGAGAAGCACACCATCGAGGTGGTGATCGACCGGCTCACCGTCAAGCCGAGCGCCAAGCAGCGGCTGACCGACTCGGTCGAGGCCGCCCTGGGCTTGTCCACTGGTCTGGTGCTGCTCGACTTCGTCGACCTCCCGGAGGACGACCCGGACCGGGAACGCCGCTACTCCGAGCACCTGGCCTGCCCCAACGACCACCCGCTGGCCATCGAGGATCTCGAGCCCCGGGTCTTCTCCTTCAACGCGCCGTACGGCGCCTGCCCGGAGTGCACCGGCCTGGGCACCAAGAAGGAGGTCGACCCGGAGCTGCTGGTCCCCGACCCGGAGCGCAGCCTGCGTGAGGGCGCCATCCAGCCCTGGTCCACCGGGCACAACCTGGAATACTTCCTGCGCCTGCTGGAGGCCCTCGGCCAGGCCCAGCACTTCGATGTCGACACCCCGTGGCGGGCGTTGCCGGCGCGGGCGCAGAAGACGATCCTGCACGGCTCCGACGATCAGGTGCACGTGCGCTACCGCAACAAGTACGGCCGCGAGCGCTCCTACTACACCGGCTTCGAGGGCGTGGTGCAGTGGATCGAGCGCCGGCACTCCGACACCGAGTCCGAGTGGTCCCGCGACAAGTACGAGGGCTACATGCGCGACGTGCCGTGCGCGGCGTGCGGCGGCGCCCGGCTCAAGCCCGAGGTGCTCGCGGTCACGCTGGCCGGCAAGAGCATCGCCGAGGTCTGCAACCTGTCCGTGGGGGAGTGCGCCGACCTGCTCGCCAGCATCGAGCTGACCGACCGGCAGAAGATGATCGCCGAGCGGGTCCTCAAGGAGATCAACGCCCGGCTGCGGTTCCTGCTCGACGTGGGCCTGGACTACCTCTCCCTGGACCGTCCGGCCGGCACGCTGTCCGGCGGTGAGGCGCAGCGCATCCGGCTGGCCACCCAGATCGGCTCCGGCCTGGTGGGCGTGCTCTACGTGCTCGACGAGCCGTCGATCGGGCTGCACCAGCGCGACAACCACCGGCTGATCGAGACCCTGATCCGGCTGCGCGGGCTGGGCAACACGCTGATCGTGGTGGAGCACGACGAGGACACGATCCGCACCGCCGACTGGATCGTCGACATCGGGCCCGGCGCGGGTGAGCACGGCGGCAAGATCGTGCACAGCGGTTCCGTGCCGGCGCTGCTGAAGAACAAGGAGTCGATCACCGGGGCATACCTGTCCGGGCGTCGGTCGATCCCGACGCCGACGGAGCGCCGCCCGCAGGATCCGGCCCGGGAGTTGGTGGTGCACGGCGCGCGCGAGCACAACCTGCGCAACCTGAGTGTCTCGTTCCCGCTGGGTCAGCTGATCGCGGTCACCGGGGTCAGCGGCTCGGGCAAGTCGACGCTGGTCAACGACATCCTGTACGCGGTGCTGGCCAACCAGATCAACGGCGCCCGGCTGGTGCCCGGCCGGCACACCCGGGTCTCCGGTCTGGAGCACGTGGACAAGGTCGTCGGCGTGGACCAGTCGCCGATCGGCCGGACGCCGCGCTCCAACCCGGCCACCTACACCGGGGTCTGGGACCACGTCCGCAAGCTCTTCGCCGAGACCACCGAGGCGAAGGTGCGCGGGTACGGCCCCGGCCGGTTCTCGTTCAACGTCAAGGGTGGGCGCTGCGAGGCGTGTTCCGGTGACGGCACCATCAAGATCGAGATGAACTTCCTGCCCGACGTGTACGTCCCCTGCGAGGTCTGCAAGGGCGCCCGGTACAACCGGGAGACCCTTGAGGTGCACTACAAGGGCAAGACCGTCTCGGACGTGCTGGAAATGCCGATCGAGGAGGCCGCCGAGTTCTTCTCCGCCATCCCGGCCATCCACCGGCACCTCAAGACCCTCGTCGACGTCGGCCTGGGCTACGTCCGCCTCGGCCAGCCCGCGCCGACCCTCTCCGGCGGTGAGGCGCAGCGGGTCAAGCTCGCCTCCGAGTTGCAGAAGCGCTCCACCGGGCGGACGGTCTACGTGCTCGACGAGCCGACCACCGGTCTGCACTTCGAGGACATCCGCAAGCTGCTGATGGTGCTGGAAGGGCTGGTCGACAAGGGCAACACGGTGATCACCATCGAGCACAACCTCGACGTGATCAAGACGGCCGACTGGCTGATCGACATGGGTCCGGAGGGCGGCCACCGGGGCGGCATGGTGCTCGCCACCGGCACCCCCGAGGAAGTCGCCGAGGTGGCTGAGAGCCACACCGGTGAGTTCCTGCGGCAGGTGCTCAAGCTCGACGGCAAGGCCAAGGGCGCGGCCGCCGCCACCACCCGGGCGGCCAAGGCCAACGGTGTGACCAAGGCACGGGCCAGCCGCAAGGTGCCGGCCGGCGCGCGCTGA
- the rsgA gene encoding ribosome small subunit-dependent GTPase A produces MTIDLTALGWDAERAAYAARRGEHHPGRVARVDRGVCTVLTVAGPVRASLGGAVLAAAARDPSALPCAGDWVLLTHWPDRRVTVEAVLPRRAALIRRTAGKDASGQVLAANLDAAAVVEPVHPEPDVARIERLLALAHESGARPLVVLTKADLAADPAALARQLAAVAPGVPVLPVSAERGIGLGPLRAEVTPGRTLGLLGPSGAGKSSLVNALVGAVMMPTQSIRRVDGKGRHTTTWRALVPIPGGGAVIDTPGVRAVGLLDGAAGLDRAFADIAGLAVGCRYADCGHDGEPACAVRDALHTGELSTRRWENWRRLQGELGHESRRREARVAAERRGGWRSARRRAARPPAPGGY; encoded by the coding sequence ATGACGATCGATCTGACCGCCCTCGGCTGGGACGCCGAGCGGGCGGCGTACGCCGCGCGACGCGGCGAGCACCACCCCGGTCGGGTGGCCCGGGTGGACCGAGGGGTCTGCACGGTGCTCACGGTGGCCGGGCCGGTCCGGGCCAGCCTCGGCGGGGCGGTGCTGGCCGCCGCCGCCCGAGACCCGTCCGCGCTGCCCTGCGCCGGGGACTGGGTGCTGCTCACCCACTGGCCGGACCGCCGCGTCACCGTGGAGGCGGTGTTGCCGCGACGGGCCGCGCTGATTCGGCGTACCGCCGGCAAGGACGCCAGCGGCCAGGTGCTGGCCGCCAACCTCGACGCGGCCGCCGTGGTGGAGCCGGTGCACCCCGAGCCGGATGTGGCCCGGATCGAGCGACTGCTCGCCCTGGCCCACGAGTCCGGCGCCCGGCCGCTGGTCGTGCTCACGAAGGCCGACCTCGCGGCCGACCCGGCCGCGCTGGCCCGCCAGTTGGCCGCGGTCGCCCCCGGGGTGCCGGTGCTGCCGGTCAGCGCCGAGCGTGGCATCGGGTTGGGCCCGCTGCGCGCCGAGGTGACGCCCGGCCGCACGCTCGGCCTGCTCGGGCCGTCCGGTGCCGGCAAGTCGAGCCTGGTCAACGCCCTGGTCGGGGCGGTGATGATGCCCACCCAGTCGATCCGACGGGTCGATGGCAAGGGGCGGCACACCACCACCTGGCGGGCGCTCGTGCCAATCCCTGGCGGCGGCGCGGTGATCGACACACCCGGTGTGCGGGCGGTCGGCCTGCTGGACGGCGCGGCCGGGCTCGACCGGGCGTTCGCCGACATCGCCGGGCTGGCCGTGGGCTGCCGGTACGCCGACTGCGGGCACGACGGCGAGCCCGCCTGCGCGGTCCGCGATGCGCTGCACACCGGCGAGCTCTCCACCCGCCGGTGGGAGAACTGGCGGCGGTTGCAGGGGGAGTTGGGCCACGAGAGCCGACGGCGCGAGGCGCGGGTGGCGGCGGAGCGGCGCGGCGGGTGGCGTTCGGCCCGGCGTCGGGCGGCCCGGCCACCGGCCCCCGGGGGCTACTGA
- a CDS encoding maleylpyruvate isomerase family mycothiol-dependent enzyme has translation MTTDPLLLMGEVDAATSRLLRTAASFDAADLAAASLLPGWTRGHVLAHLARNADGFVNLLTAARTGESLPMYASLAARTADIDAGSVRPPAEHLDDLRRTADLFTEAVAAMPTEAWAATVQARRGPWPAALLVWGRLREIEVHHLDLAADYRPADWSETFAHRLLREAATHHANGPTPPSMVLRLDGSEHEVVIGDRAGAPIVAGPVSDLAAWLIGRANGDPLSVTPDGPLPTPPEWI, from the coding sequence GTGACCACGGATCCGCTGTTGCTGATGGGCGAGGTGGACGCGGCCACCAGCCGGCTCCTGCGTACCGCCGCTTCTTTCGACGCCGCGGACCTGGCCGCCGCGTCGCTGCTGCCGGGATGGACGCGCGGCCACGTGCTGGCGCATCTGGCGCGCAACGCCGACGGCTTCGTCAACCTGCTCACCGCTGCCCGCACCGGGGAGTCGCTGCCGATGTACGCGTCTCTGGCGGCCCGCACGGCGGACATCGACGCCGGCTCGGTCCGGCCACCCGCCGAGCACCTGGACGACCTGCGGCGTACCGCGGACCTGTTCACCGAGGCGGTCGCGGCGATGCCGACCGAGGCCTGGGCGGCGACGGTGCAGGCACGTCGGGGTCCGTGGCCGGCAGCCCTGCTCGTCTGGGGCCGCCTGCGCGAGATCGAGGTGCACCACCTCGACCTGGCGGCCGACTACCGACCCGCCGACTGGTCGGAGACGTTCGCCCACCGACTGCTGCGCGAGGCCGCCACCCATCACGCGAACGGGCCGACACCGCCGTCGATGGTGCTCCGCCTCGACGGCAGCGAGCACGAGGTGGTCATCGGGGACCGCGCCGGCGCCCCGATCGTCGCCGGTCCCGTCTCCGACCTCGCCGCCTGGCTGATCGGCCGCGCCAACGGCGACCCGCTCTCCGTCACCCCCGACGGTCCCCTGCCTACTCCACCGGAATGGATATAG